Proteins from one Cryptomeria japonica chromosome 4, Sugi_1.0, whole genome shotgun sequence genomic window:
- the LOC131874959 gene encoding WUSCHEL-related homeobox 9-like codes for MVNPPREEIQKIRMQLEEYGQVGDASVFYWFHNRKSRTKQNQRHLQASAEKSSKSSATGQRCFDQYGVTLPNNNTSSFIGELPSSLLPCTSSTCNIHGMSNIPQNQQTYSSFLHNEGQAYPPYVDHHAAAETFKPHQNLLSPPLNDSTIIHSGAESRVSSSNASSFTVFINYIPIDVPMGPINVNALFGPNAVLFHSYGQPVIMDEQGFTLQALQQGAMYYLMQI; via the exons ATGGTGAATCCTCCGAGAGAAGAGATACAGAAGATCAGGATGCAACTTGAAGAATATGGCCAAGTGGGAGATGCCAGTGTTTTCTACTGGTTTCACAACAGAAAATCCCGAACCAAGCAAAACCAACGCCATCTTCAGGCTTCTGCTGAAAAATCCTCTAAATCCTCTGCCACTGGGCAAAGATGTTTTGACCAATATGGTGTTACCCTTCCCAATAACAATACAAGCTCTTTCATTGGAGAACTGCCTTCCTCTCTGCTGCCTT GTACATCATCTACTTGCAATATTCATGGAATGTCCAATATACCTCAGAATCAACAGACCTATTCTTCATTTCTACACAATGAAGGACAAGCTTATCCTCCATATGTGGATCACCATGCAGCAGCTGAGACCTTTAAACCCCACCAAAATCTCTTATCACCGCCTCTGAATGACAGCACTATTATTCATTCAGGCGCCG AATCGAGAGTGAGCAGCTCGAATGCTTCTTCATTCACCGTTTTTATCAATTATATTCCAATCGATGTTCCAATGGGTCCTATCAATGTGAACGCCCTCTTCGGTCCAAATGCTGTTCTGTTTCATTCCTACGGCCAACCCGTAATAATGGATGAACAGGGATTCACTTTGCAAGCCCTGCAACAAGGAGCTATGTATTACTTG ATGCAAATATGA